In Pseudopipra pipra isolate bDixPip1 chromosome 24, bDixPip1.hap1, whole genome shotgun sequence, a single genomic region encodes these proteins:
- the AHDC1 gene encoding transcription factor Gibbin isoform X2 yields the protein MLSLKVASGAEGSGTPAAGQDAAPAGGRSLPKRAGSEGRGAQEPADGSSVACQPLALENGASPPAEWFPRAQGSGPRQPGSDGDGRSFRVNLHCKHPRNRELKCNSRSSSKAEGPGVTFPDPHVSNCLAKRHAGEEEVRMRVKPPGPVVTTSVVRGSPDYVREPKFYPPGHPAQQPAACPAEKALSCSVLSFPEGSCPALGREHQAGSLLHGDPADRCQSVHGGTKAAEDLLGCAGEPRILGGSAEEAPARDRAPKTFPNATLASGRCNIDSILALLRSKCGNGHINLHPVVQLIDIMKDLNRLSEDLKNSGVHLDCGSLRGGGGGHEDSRLLPADRDLQYSFFSSPSLANSIRSPEERGVLLKSDPPRHPRPPAHDGEADGGGGSAPQPPGHSGGVGGVSKAPAEEAGCSQPDAGDYSELAEADILNELASLACPGTQLLESQAMEPQPQLLPAQELDSQSRLLDSQSLESQPQLLDSQSLEPLPESLELQNLEPLGLQSLEPLSESLELQSLEPLSESLELQSLEPLAEPLGLQTLEPLPGALEPPLLPTEPSLLEPQPLGTVSELLEAQPGTGDPLRPHGLQPRLGGCPLSTMVKRGPCGGRGAGRCGEDHRKYALRRTDKPKMLCRRRRAGRGRRVDVTPETRVLSPLALPAEVPPGPEEPDTPLLSPPPPPPPPATLDPDEMPKAPMAGKKSKCRGVRKMVVKMAKIPVSLGRRNKTTYKVSSLSSNLNLEGKELAASTSMEPTPLLKMKNNGRNVVVVFPPGEMPIILKRKRGRPPKNLLLGQAKPKEPTPEVKKRRRRKQKLASPQPSYIADTNDSKADYSDVLAKLAFLNRQSQCSGRCSPPRCWTPSEPESIHQAPDTQSISHFLHRVQGFRRRGGKAGGFGGRGGGHAARAARCSFSDFFEGIGKKKKAPTALHADPVHPRKRGRPEPDPVGKPKRKRRARKNGALFPEPGSGQNFGDGPAGEWGGGEKGSPWAPHHSHPGGQAGRNGGYQGAEARPFHAAGLESGSSGRAGFYAGSAPSSQTEAGPERHSLFTGYFRSLLDSDDSSDLLDFALSASRSESRKSAAAYTAPPAALPGQRGMAAYTARGGKVATATPGAEAAFHAAMQGRPAFPPGRAGGGYGVTQGSSECRGTESFPKLAPPSAVSRSPTAHPAASGTPGYSPYGSYGSAGQSVAPTSVFPPGKQYPPAQDCPNSKDCSFAYGSGSSLPSSPSSAHSAGYAPPTAGPSLPLGKAAFFNSAEQGGQFSSAAHTPLRCDSRASTVSPGGYMVPKGSASFQPSPENCRQFPSAAPWAFRQGYGGLDWSSEAFSQLYNPGFECHLNEPNVILDISNYTPQKAKQQTVSETFSESSSDSTQFNQPTGYRRANSEASSSEGQSSLSSLEKLMMDWNEASSAPGYNWNQSVLFQSNSKPGRGRRKKVDMFDTSHLSFSSSSSSSSVYPAKRNTGPRQPRGSRGACASKKERGTGKAKFPTKSQAVNPLFQESTDLGLDYYSGDSSMSPLPSQSRGFGVGEREPCDYAGPYSMNPSTPSDGTFVQGFQSDSPGLGQPDLESKHFPALPHQLAAPGQQTVFEAGLQKAFSPNCSPTLAFKEDLRAGSLRKLPACDSLKHSMQGGALPHAPHLACRDLPMPQPHYDSPSCKNPPYWYSPNASTRSPSYDGKAGAGMLVDFMGRTDPPCLNPHLSSPSGTHPSKGEKEPLEMSRAHHRGPYACPLINDLNISPVPRDSMLQLQDNYRYPSFAPQGHPVMAPTQKSGFLGPMVEQQHPEDTFTVTSL from the exons ATGGGAGCTCGGTCGCCTGCCAGCCCCTCGCACTGGAGAACGGTGCCAGCCCGCCAGCCGAGTGGTTCCCGCGTGCCCAGGGCTCCGGCCCCCGCCAGCCCGGCAGCGACGGCGACGGCAGGAGCTTCCGAGTGAACCTGCACTGCAAACACCCCCGGAACAG AGAGCTCAAGTGCAatagcaggagcagcagcaaagccgAAG GTCCCGGTGTCACCTTCCCTGACCCCCATGTCAGCAACTGCCTGGCCAAGCGGCACGCGGGGGAGGAGGAGGTCAGGATGCGCGTGAAGCCCCCGGGCCCAGTGGTAACGACCAGCGTTGTGCGTGGCTCGCCCGACTACGTCCGAGAGCCCAAATTCTACCCCCCGGGACACCCGGCGCAGCAGCCCGCAGCCTGCCCGGCCGAGAAGGCGTTGTCCTGCAGCGTGCTCAGCTTCCCTGAGGGGTCGTGCCCCGCGCTCGGCCGGGAGCACCAGGCGGGCTCGCTGCTGCACGGCGACCCTGCCGACCGCTGCCAGAGCGTCCACGGCGGCACCAAGGCGGCGGAGgacctgctgggctgtgccggGGAGCCCCGGATCCTGGGGGGCAGCGCGGAGGAGGCACCCGCCCGCGACCGGGCACCCAAAACCTTCCCCAACGCGACGCTGGCCTCGGGCCGCTGCAACATCGACAGCATCCTCGCCTTGCTCCGGAGCAAGTGCGGCAACGGGCACATCAACCTCCACCCCGTGGTGCAGCTCATCGACATCATGAAGGACCTCAACCGCCTCTCCGAGGACCTCAAGAACAGTGGGGTGCACCTGGACTGTGGCAGCCTCCGCGGTGGCGGCGGGGGCCACGAGGACAGCCGCCTCCTGCCCGCCGACCGCGACCTCCAGTACAGCTTCTTCTCCTCGCCCTCCCTGGCCAACAGCATCCGCAGCCCCGAGGAGCGGGGGGTGCTCCTCAAGTCCGACCCGCCGCGGCACCCCCGGCCCCCGGCGCATGATGGAGAAGCTGATGGAGGCGGGGGGAGCGCCCCACAGCCCCCCGGACACAGTGGGGGCGTGGGAGGCGTCTCCAAAGCGCCGGCGGAGGAAGCCGGTTGCTCCCAGCCTGATGCCGGCGATTACTCGGAGCTGGCTGAGGCGGACATCCTGAACGAGCTGGCCTCCCTGGCGTGCCCAGGGACGCAGCTGCTGGAGTCGCAGGCGATGGAGCCGCAGCCCCAGTTGCTGCCAGCACAAGAGCTGGACTCCCAGTCCCGGCTGTTGGATTCCCAGTCCCTAGAGTCGCAGCCCCAGCTGCTCGATTCGCAGAGCCTGGAGCCTCTGCCAGAGTCGCTGGAGCTGCAAAACCTGGAGCCGTTGGGGCTGCAGTCGCTGGAGCCGCTCTCCGAGTCGCTGGAGCTGCAGTCGCTGGAGCCCCTGTCCGAGTCGCTGGAGCTGCAGTCGCTGGAGCCGCTGGCGGAGCCGCTGGGGCTGCAGACCCTGGAGCCGCTGCCTGGAGCACTGGAGCCCCCGCTGCTGCCCACCGAGCCCTCGCTGCTGGAGCCGCAGCCGCTGGGAACCGTCTCGGAGCTGCTGGAGGCACAGCCGGGCACCGGGGACCCGCTGCGGCCCCACGGGCTGCAACCCAGGCTCGGGGGGTGCCCCCTGAGCACGATGGTGAAGCGGGGTCCCTgcgggggccggggggccgGGCGGTGCGGCGAGGACCACCGCAAGTACGCCCTGCGCCGGACAGACAAGCCAAAGATGCTGTGCCGCCGGAGGAGGGCGGGGCGAGGGCGCCGGGTGGACGTCACCCCTGAAACCCGCGTCCTGTCCCCCCTCGCCCTGCCTGCCGAGGTGCCCCCCGGGCCAGAGGAGCCCGACACCCCACTGCTgagccccccgccgccgccgccgccccccgccacACTGGACCCTGACGAGATGCCCAAGGCCCCCATGGCAGGGAAGAAGAGCAAGTGCCGGGGGGTGAGGAAGATGGTGGTGAAGATGGCCAAGATCCCCGTGTCCCTGGGGAGGAGGAACAAGACCACCTACAAGGTGTCATCGCTCAGCAGCAACTTGAACctggaggggaaggagctggCGGCCAGCACCTCCATGGAGCCCACGCCGCTGCTCAAGATGAAGAACAATGGGCGCAATGTGGTGGTGGTCTTCCCCCCCGGAGAGATGCCCATCATCCTGAAGCGCAAGCGGGGCCGGCCTCCCAAAAACCTGCTGCTGGGCCAGGCCAAACCCAAGGAGCCCACTCCTGAggtgaagaagaggaggaggaggaagcagaagcTGGCGTCACCCCAGCCCTCCTACATCGCTGACACCAACGACAGCAAAGCCGACTACTCGGATGTGTTGGCCAAGCTGGCCTTCCTCAACCGGCAGAGCCAGTGCTCGGGGCGCTGCTCGCCACCCCGCTGCTGGACCCCCAGCGAGCCCGAGTCCATCCACCAAGCCCCCGACACCCAGAGCATCTCCCATTTCCTGCACCGCGTCCAGGGCTTCCGCCGGCGCGGCGGCAAGGCAGGGGGCTtcggcgggcgcggcgggggccACGCCGCCCGTGCCGCGCGCTGCTCCTTCAGCGACTTCTTTGAGGGCATcgggaagaagaagaaagcccCCACCGCCCTCCATGCCGACCCCGTGCACCCGCGCAAGCGCGGCAGGCCGGAGCCCGATCCCGTGGGAAAACCCAAGAGGAAGCGGCGGGCGCGCAAGAACGGGGCGCTCTTCCCCGAACCCGGCTCTGGGCAGAACTTCGGTGACGGCCCCGCCGGAGAGTGGGGAGGTGGGGAGAAGGGCAGCCCCTGGGCCCCCCACCACAGCCACCCTGGCGGCCAGGCTGGACGCAATGGTGGCTACCAAGGGGCCGAGGCGAGACCCTTCCACGCTGCAGGGTTGGAATCGGGCTCCTCCGGCCGCGCCGGCTTCTATGCTGGGAGCGCGCCGTCCTCGCAGACGGAGGCCGGTCCTGAGCGGCACAGCCTCTTCACCGGATACTTCCGCTCCTTGCTGGACTCGGACGACTCCTCTGACCTGCTGGATTTCGCCCTCTCCGCATCCCGCTCCGAGTCCCGTAAATCAGCGGCCGCCTACACGGCCCCCCCGGCCGCGCTGCCCGGCCAGCGGGGCATGGCTGCCTACACGGCCAGGGGTGGCAAGGTGGCAACAGCCACCCCTGGAGCTGAAGCCGCCTTCCACGCAGCCATGCAGGGCCGGCCGGCATTCCCACCCGGCCGCGCCGGCGGCGGCTATGGGGTGACCCAAGGGTCGTCAGAGTGCCGGGGCACCGAGTCCTTCCCCAAACTGGCACCACCATCAGCCGTGTCCCGGTCTCCCACAGCTCACCCGGCAGCCAGCGGCACCCCCGGCTACTCCCCTTATGGCAGCTATGGCAGCGCCGGGCAGAGCGTGGCACCCACCAGCGTGTTCCCACCAGGAAAGCAGTACCCACCGGCACAGGACTGCCCCAACAGCAAGGACTGCAGCTTCGCCTACGGCAGCGGCAGCAGCCTCCCGTCCTCGCCCAGCAGCGCCCACAGCGCCGGGTACGCGCCACCGACAGCTGGGCCCAGTTTGCCGCTGGGAAAAGCCGCCTTCTTCAACAGCGCCGAGCAGGGGGGGCAGTTCTCCAGCGCCGCGCACACCCCCCTGCGCTGCGACAGCCGCGCCAGCACCGTCTCGCCCGGCGGCTACATGGTGCCCAAGGGGTCGGCGTCCTTCCAGCCCTCACCTGAAAACTGCCGGCAGTTCCCCAGCGCTGCGCCGTGGGCTTTCCGGCAGGGCTATGGCGGGTTGGATTGGAGCTCGGAAGCCTTCAGCCAGCTCTACAACCCGGGCTTCGAGTGCCACCTCAACGAGCCCAATGTCATCCTGGACATCTCCAACTACACCCCGCAGAAAGCCAAGCAGCAGACAGTCTCCGAGACCTTCTCCGAGTCCTCCTCTGACAGCACCCAGTTCAACCAGCCGACCGGTTACCGGCGCGCCAACAGCGAGGCATCTTCCAGCGAGGGCCAGTCCAGCctctccagcctggagaagctgaTGATGGACTGGAATGAGGCATCCTCTGCCCCCGGCTACAACTGGAACCAGAGCGTCCTCTTCCAGAGCAACTCCAAGCCCGGTCGAGGCCGACGGAAGAAGGTGGATATGTTCGACACCTCCCACCTgagcttctcctcctcttcctcctcctcctccgtgTACCCCGCCAAGAGGAACACGGGaccccggcagccccggggtTCCCGGGGGGCTTGTGCCTCCAAGAAGGAGAGGGGGACGGGCAAGGCCAAGTTCCCCACTAAGTCGCAGGCAGTGAACCCCCTCTTCCAGGAGAGCACGGACCTGGGCTTGGACTACTACAGCGGGGACAGCAGCAtgtcccccctgccctcccagtcCCGGGGCTTCGGGGTGGGCGAGCGGGAGCCCTGCGACTACGCCGGCCCCTACTCCATGAACCCCTCCACCCCCTCGGACGGGACCTTCGTCCAGGGGTTCCAGAGCGACTCCCCCGGCTTGGGGCAGCCAGATTTGGAGAGCAAGcacttccctgccctcccacacCAGCTGGCGGCCCCCGGCCAGCAGACTGTCTTCGAGGCCGGCTTGCAGAAAGCCTTCTCGCCCAACTGCTCCCCGACCTTGGCCTTCAAGGAGGACCTCCGGGCGGGCAGCCTCCGGAAGCTGCCGGCCTGCGACTCGCTCAAACACAGCATGCAGGGGGGGGCCCTGCCGCACGCCCCCCACCTGGCCTGCCGCGACCTCCCCATGCCTCAACCGCACTACGACTCCCCCAGCTGCAAAAACCCCCCGTACTGGTATTCCCCCAACGCCAGCACCCGGAGCCCTTCGTACGACGGCAAAGCGGGGGCCGGGATGCTGGTGGACTTCATGGGCAGGACGGACCCCCCGTGTCTGAACCCCCACTTGAGCAGCCCGAGTGGCACCCACCCCTCCAAGGGCGAGAAGGAGCCCTTGGAGATGTCCCGGGCTCACCACCGAGGACCCTACGCTTGTCCCCTGATCAATGACTTGAACATCTCCCCCGTACCGAGAGACTcaatgctgcagctgcaggacaaCTACAGGTACCCCAGTTTTGCACCCCAAGGGCACCCCGTCATGGCCCCCACCCAGAAGAGCGGGTTTTTGGGACCCATGGTAGAGCAACAACACCCTGAGGACACTTTTACGGTCACCTCATTGTAG
- the AHDC1 gene encoding transcription factor Gibbin isoform X1 — MRVKPPGPVVTTSVVRGSPDYVREPKFYPPGHPAQQPAACPAEKALSCSVLSFPEGSCPALGREHQAGSLLHGDPADRCQSVHGGTKAAEDLLGCAGEPRILGGSAEEAPARDRAPKTFPNATLASGRCNIDSILALLRSKCGNGHINLHPVVQLIDIMKDLNRLSEDLKNSGVHLDCGSLRGGGGGHEDSRLLPADRDLQYSFFSSPSLANSIRSPEERGVLLKSDPPRHPRPPAHDGEADGGGGSAPQPPGHSGGVGGVSKAPAEEAGCSQPDAGDYSELAEADILNELASLACPGTQLLESQAMEPQPQLLPAQELDSQSRLLDSQSLESQPQLLDSQSLEPLPESLELQNLEPLGLQSLEPLSESLELQSLEPLSESLELQSLEPLAEPLGLQTLEPLPGALEPPLLPTEPSLLEPQPLGTVSELLEAQPGTGDPLRPHGLQPRLGGCPLSTMVKRGPCGGRGAGRCGEDHRKYALRRTDKPKMLCRRRRAGRGRRVDVTPETRVLSPLALPAEVPPGPEEPDTPLLSPPPPPPPPATLDPDEMPKAPMAGKKSKCRGVRKMVVKMAKIPVSLGRRNKTTYKVSSLSSNLNLEGKELAASTSMEPTPLLKMKNNGRNVVVVFPPGEMPIILKRKRGRPPKNLLLGQAKPKEPTPEVKKRRRRKQKLASPQPSYIADTNDSKADYSDVLAKLAFLNRQSQCSGRCSPPRCWTPSEPESIHQAPDTQSISHFLHRVQGFRRRGGKAGGFGGRGGGHAARAARCSFSDFFEGIGKKKKAPTALHADPVHPRKRGRPEPDPVGKPKRKRRARKNGALFPEPGSGQNFGDGPAGEWGGGEKGSPWAPHHSHPGGQAGRNGGYQGAEARPFHAAGLESGSSGRAGFYAGSAPSSQTEAGPERHSLFTGYFRSLLDSDDSSDLLDFALSASRSESRKSAAAYTAPPAALPGQRGMAAYTARGGKVATATPGAEAAFHAAMQGRPAFPPGRAGGGYGVTQGSSECRGTESFPKLAPPSAVSRSPTAHPAASGTPGYSPYGSYGSAGQSVAPTSVFPPGKQYPPAQDCPNSKDCSFAYGSGSSLPSSPSSAHSAGYAPPTAGPSLPLGKAAFFNSAEQGGQFSSAAHTPLRCDSRASTVSPGGYMVPKGSASFQPSPENCRQFPSAAPWAFRQGYGGLDWSSEAFSQLYNPGFECHLNEPNVILDISNYTPQKAKQQTVSETFSESSSDSTQFNQPTGYRRANSEASSSEGQSSLSSLEKLMMDWNEASSAPGYNWNQSVLFQSNSKPGRGRRKKVDMFDTSHLSFSSSSSSSSVYPAKRNTGPRQPRGSRGACASKKERGTGKAKFPTKSQAVNPLFQESTDLGLDYYSGDSSMSPLPSQSRGFGVGEREPCDYAGPYSMNPSTPSDGTFVQGFQSDSPGLGQPDLESKHFPALPHQLAAPGQQTVFEAGLQKAFSPNCSPTLAFKEDLRAGSLRKLPACDSLKHSMQGGALPHAPHLACRDLPMPQPHYDSPSCKNPPYWYSPNASTRSPSYDGKAGAGMLVDFMGRTDPPCLNPHLSSPSGTHPSKGEKEPLEMSRAHHRGPYACPLINDLNISPVPRDSMLQLQDNYRYPSFAPQGHPVMAPTQKSGFLGPMVEQQHPEDTFTVTSL; from the coding sequence ATGCGCGTGAAGCCCCCGGGCCCAGTGGTAACGACCAGCGTTGTGCGTGGCTCGCCCGACTACGTCCGAGAGCCCAAATTCTACCCCCCGGGACACCCGGCGCAGCAGCCCGCAGCCTGCCCGGCCGAGAAGGCGTTGTCCTGCAGCGTGCTCAGCTTCCCTGAGGGGTCGTGCCCCGCGCTCGGCCGGGAGCACCAGGCGGGCTCGCTGCTGCACGGCGACCCTGCCGACCGCTGCCAGAGCGTCCACGGCGGCACCAAGGCGGCGGAGgacctgctgggctgtgccggGGAGCCCCGGATCCTGGGGGGCAGCGCGGAGGAGGCACCCGCCCGCGACCGGGCACCCAAAACCTTCCCCAACGCGACGCTGGCCTCGGGCCGCTGCAACATCGACAGCATCCTCGCCTTGCTCCGGAGCAAGTGCGGCAACGGGCACATCAACCTCCACCCCGTGGTGCAGCTCATCGACATCATGAAGGACCTCAACCGCCTCTCCGAGGACCTCAAGAACAGTGGGGTGCACCTGGACTGTGGCAGCCTCCGCGGTGGCGGCGGGGGCCACGAGGACAGCCGCCTCCTGCCCGCCGACCGCGACCTCCAGTACAGCTTCTTCTCCTCGCCCTCCCTGGCCAACAGCATCCGCAGCCCCGAGGAGCGGGGGGTGCTCCTCAAGTCCGACCCGCCGCGGCACCCCCGGCCCCCGGCGCATGATGGAGAAGCTGATGGAGGCGGGGGGAGCGCCCCACAGCCCCCCGGACACAGTGGGGGCGTGGGAGGCGTCTCCAAAGCGCCGGCGGAGGAAGCCGGTTGCTCCCAGCCTGATGCCGGCGATTACTCGGAGCTGGCTGAGGCGGACATCCTGAACGAGCTGGCCTCCCTGGCGTGCCCAGGGACGCAGCTGCTGGAGTCGCAGGCGATGGAGCCGCAGCCCCAGTTGCTGCCAGCACAAGAGCTGGACTCCCAGTCCCGGCTGTTGGATTCCCAGTCCCTAGAGTCGCAGCCCCAGCTGCTCGATTCGCAGAGCCTGGAGCCTCTGCCAGAGTCGCTGGAGCTGCAAAACCTGGAGCCGTTGGGGCTGCAGTCGCTGGAGCCGCTCTCCGAGTCGCTGGAGCTGCAGTCGCTGGAGCCCCTGTCCGAGTCGCTGGAGCTGCAGTCGCTGGAGCCGCTGGCGGAGCCGCTGGGGCTGCAGACCCTGGAGCCGCTGCCTGGAGCACTGGAGCCCCCGCTGCTGCCCACCGAGCCCTCGCTGCTGGAGCCGCAGCCGCTGGGAACCGTCTCGGAGCTGCTGGAGGCACAGCCGGGCACCGGGGACCCGCTGCGGCCCCACGGGCTGCAACCCAGGCTCGGGGGGTGCCCCCTGAGCACGATGGTGAAGCGGGGTCCCTgcgggggccggggggccgGGCGGTGCGGCGAGGACCACCGCAAGTACGCCCTGCGCCGGACAGACAAGCCAAAGATGCTGTGCCGCCGGAGGAGGGCGGGGCGAGGGCGCCGGGTGGACGTCACCCCTGAAACCCGCGTCCTGTCCCCCCTCGCCCTGCCTGCCGAGGTGCCCCCCGGGCCAGAGGAGCCCGACACCCCACTGCTgagccccccgccgccgccgccgccccccgccacACTGGACCCTGACGAGATGCCCAAGGCCCCCATGGCAGGGAAGAAGAGCAAGTGCCGGGGGGTGAGGAAGATGGTGGTGAAGATGGCCAAGATCCCCGTGTCCCTGGGGAGGAGGAACAAGACCACCTACAAGGTGTCATCGCTCAGCAGCAACTTGAACctggaggggaaggagctggCGGCCAGCACCTCCATGGAGCCCACGCCGCTGCTCAAGATGAAGAACAATGGGCGCAATGTGGTGGTGGTCTTCCCCCCCGGAGAGATGCCCATCATCCTGAAGCGCAAGCGGGGCCGGCCTCCCAAAAACCTGCTGCTGGGCCAGGCCAAACCCAAGGAGCCCACTCCTGAggtgaagaagaggaggaggaggaagcagaagcTGGCGTCACCCCAGCCCTCCTACATCGCTGACACCAACGACAGCAAAGCCGACTACTCGGATGTGTTGGCCAAGCTGGCCTTCCTCAACCGGCAGAGCCAGTGCTCGGGGCGCTGCTCGCCACCCCGCTGCTGGACCCCCAGCGAGCCCGAGTCCATCCACCAAGCCCCCGACACCCAGAGCATCTCCCATTTCCTGCACCGCGTCCAGGGCTTCCGCCGGCGCGGCGGCAAGGCAGGGGGCTtcggcgggcgcggcgggggccACGCCGCCCGTGCCGCGCGCTGCTCCTTCAGCGACTTCTTTGAGGGCATcgggaagaagaagaaagcccCCACCGCCCTCCATGCCGACCCCGTGCACCCGCGCAAGCGCGGCAGGCCGGAGCCCGATCCCGTGGGAAAACCCAAGAGGAAGCGGCGGGCGCGCAAGAACGGGGCGCTCTTCCCCGAACCCGGCTCTGGGCAGAACTTCGGTGACGGCCCCGCCGGAGAGTGGGGAGGTGGGGAGAAGGGCAGCCCCTGGGCCCCCCACCACAGCCACCCTGGCGGCCAGGCTGGACGCAATGGTGGCTACCAAGGGGCCGAGGCGAGACCCTTCCACGCTGCAGGGTTGGAATCGGGCTCCTCCGGCCGCGCCGGCTTCTATGCTGGGAGCGCGCCGTCCTCGCAGACGGAGGCCGGTCCTGAGCGGCACAGCCTCTTCACCGGATACTTCCGCTCCTTGCTGGACTCGGACGACTCCTCTGACCTGCTGGATTTCGCCCTCTCCGCATCCCGCTCCGAGTCCCGTAAATCAGCGGCCGCCTACACGGCCCCCCCGGCCGCGCTGCCCGGCCAGCGGGGCATGGCTGCCTACACGGCCAGGGGTGGCAAGGTGGCAACAGCCACCCCTGGAGCTGAAGCCGCCTTCCACGCAGCCATGCAGGGCCGGCCGGCATTCCCACCCGGCCGCGCCGGCGGCGGCTATGGGGTGACCCAAGGGTCGTCAGAGTGCCGGGGCACCGAGTCCTTCCCCAAACTGGCACCACCATCAGCCGTGTCCCGGTCTCCCACAGCTCACCCGGCAGCCAGCGGCACCCCCGGCTACTCCCCTTATGGCAGCTATGGCAGCGCCGGGCAGAGCGTGGCACCCACCAGCGTGTTCCCACCAGGAAAGCAGTACCCACCGGCACAGGACTGCCCCAACAGCAAGGACTGCAGCTTCGCCTACGGCAGCGGCAGCAGCCTCCCGTCCTCGCCCAGCAGCGCCCACAGCGCCGGGTACGCGCCACCGACAGCTGGGCCCAGTTTGCCGCTGGGAAAAGCCGCCTTCTTCAACAGCGCCGAGCAGGGGGGGCAGTTCTCCAGCGCCGCGCACACCCCCCTGCGCTGCGACAGCCGCGCCAGCACCGTCTCGCCCGGCGGCTACATGGTGCCCAAGGGGTCGGCGTCCTTCCAGCCCTCACCTGAAAACTGCCGGCAGTTCCCCAGCGCTGCGCCGTGGGCTTTCCGGCAGGGCTATGGCGGGTTGGATTGGAGCTCGGAAGCCTTCAGCCAGCTCTACAACCCGGGCTTCGAGTGCCACCTCAACGAGCCCAATGTCATCCTGGACATCTCCAACTACACCCCGCAGAAAGCCAAGCAGCAGACAGTCTCCGAGACCTTCTCCGAGTCCTCCTCTGACAGCACCCAGTTCAACCAGCCGACCGGTTACCGGCGCGCCAACAGCGAGGCATCTTCCAGCGAGGGCCAGTCCAGCctctccagcctggagaagctgaTGATGGACTGGAATGAGGCATCCTCTGCCCCCGGCTACAACTGGAACCAGAGCGTCCTCTTCCAGAGCAACTCCAAGCCCGGTCGAGGCCGACGGAAGAAGGTGGATATGTTCGACACCTCCCACCTgagcttctcctcctcttcctcctcctcctccgtgTACCCCGCCAAGAGGAACACGGGaccccggcagccccggggtTCCCGGGGGGCTTGTGCCTCCAAGAAGGAGAGGGGGACGGGCAAGGCCAAGTTCCCCACTAAGTCGCAGGCAGTGAACCCCCTCTTCCAGGAGAGCACGGACCTGGGCTTGGACTACTACAGCGGGGACAGCAGCAtgtcccccctgccctcccagtcCCGGGGCTTCGGGGTGGGCGAGCGGGAGCCCTGCGACTACGCCGGCCCCTACTCCATGAACCCCTCCACCCCCTCGGACGGGACCTTCGTCCAGGGGTTCCAGAGCGACTCCCCCGGCTTGGGGCAGCCAGATTTGGAGAGCAAGcacttccctgccctcccacacCAGCTGGCGGCCCCCGGCCAGCAGACTGTCTTCGAGGCCGGCTTGCAGAAAGCCTTCTCGCCCAACTGCTCCCCGACCTTGGCCTTCAAGGAGGACCTCCGGGCGGGCAGCCTCCGGAAGCTGCCGGCCTGCGACTCGCTCAAACACAGCATGCAGGGGGGGGCCCTGCCGCACGCCCCCCACCTGGCCTGCCGCGACCTCCCCATGCCTCAACCGCACTACGACTCCCCCAGCTGCAAAAACCCCCCGTACTGGTATTCCCCCAACGCCAGCACCCGGAGCCCTTCGTACGACGGCAAAGCGGGGGCCGGGATGCTGGTGGACTTCATGGGCAGGACGGACCCCCCGTGTCTGAACCCCCACTTGAGCAGCCCGAGTGGCACCCACCCCTCCAAGGGCGAGAAGGAGCCCTTGGAGATGTCCCGGGCTCACCACCGAGGACCCTACGCTTGTCCCCTGATCAATGACTTGAACATCTCCCCCGTACCGAGAGACTcaatgctgcagctgcaggacaaCTACAGGTACCCCAGTTTTGCACCCCAAGGGCACCCCGTCATGGCCCCCACCCAGAAGAGCGGGTTTTTGGGACCCATGGTAGAGCAACAACACCCTGAGGACACTTTTACGGTCACCTCATTGTAG